A window of Rattus norvegicus strain BN/NHsdMcwi chromosome 14, GRCr8, whole genome shotgun sequence contains these coding sequences:
- the Trmt44 gene encoding probable tRNA (uracil-O(2)-)-methyltransferase isoform X7 — protein MEELRRVPLDDPDSLLPGGFWAAVTVWLERPQVANKRLCGARIEARGRTLRPSAQAECGPRQGQGHGLEREPGQGSRADREGTAPAADLDLLWNRVSQSLVHSNPEILTFYGPSLGSPPEAAQELDLVLRTVIPKASPHFPFTEPKKELVVQDVSSGSVTFLPLEEDNEENLEVKMSNVYQLRLHHSEGEWFISVLIFCPERWHSDGVVYPKPTWLAEELLSKLARWAVENRKSEFKSTLSLVSVLRYGRMYQELKEKYRDMVKVWPEVTDPEKFVYEDVAIATYLLILWEEERAEKGITTKQSFVDLGCGNGLLVHILSNEGHPGRGIDVRRRKIWDMYGPQTQLEEGSITPSDKTLFPGVDWLIGNHSDELTPWIPVIAARAIPAAAKQEDTVPRVPGLRAGGGALLWLPRTGGLPQDSVYQAGLPHWEIQNIPAFCRGLDG, from the exons ATGGAGGAGCTCCGTAGAGTGCCGCTAGACGACCCTGATTCTCTGCTACCCGGAGGTTTCTGGGCCGCCGTTACCGTGTGGCTGGAGAGGCCACAGGTGGCCAACAAGAGGCTGTGTGGCGCCCGCATAGAAGCCCGTGGGAGAACTTTGCGGCCCAGTGCCCAGGCGGAGTGTGGACCGCGGCAGGGACAGGGGCACGGGCTGGAGAGGGAACCGGGACAGGGATCTAGGGCGGACCGCGAAGGCACCGCTCCCGCGGCTGACCTGGACTTGCTATGGAACCGAGTCTCCCAAAGCCTCGTCCACTCCAATCCGGAAATACTGACCTTCTATGGCCCCTCGTTGGGTTCTCCTCCTGAAGCCGCGCAGGAGCTCGACCTGGTTCTCAGAACCGTCATCCCGAAAGCGAGCCCTCACTTCCCCTTTACAGAGCCGAAGAAAGAACTGGTGGTGCAAG ATGTTTCCAGTGGGAGTGTCACCTTTTTGCCCTTGGAAGAAGATAATGAGGAGAATTTGGAGGTTAAAATGAGCAATGTGTATCAGCTCCGTCTCCATCACAGCGAAGGAGAATG GTTCatatctgttttaattttctgtcCAGAGAGGTGGCATTCGGATGGTGTTGTCTACCCCAAGCCTACCTGGCTTGCAGAAGAACTGCTGTCCAAGCTGGCCAGGTGGGCAGTGGAGAACAGGAAGAGCGAGTTTAAAAGCACACTTTCCCTGGTCTCCGTCCTGCGCTATGGCAGGATGTACCAGGAGCTCAAAGAGAAGTACAGAGACATGGTAAAG GTTTGGCCTGAAGTAACCGATCCTGAAAAGTTTGTATATGAAGATGTGGCCATCGCTACATACCTGTTG ATCCTatgggaagaggagagggctGAGAAGGGCATCACCACCAAGCAGTCTTTCGTGGACCTGGGGTGTGGAAATGGCCTTCTGGTCCACATCCTGAGCAACGAGGGG CATCCAGGCAGAGGGATTGATGTCCGAAGAAGAAAAATCTGGGACATGTATGGACCCCAAACTCAGCTGGAG GAAGGTTCCATCACTCCAAGTGACAAGACACTGTTCCCTGGTGTTGACTGGCTGATTGGTAACCATTCTGATGAGCTCACCCCGTGGATCCCTGTCATTGCAGCCAG GGCGATACCGGCGGCGGCAAAGCAAGAAGACACAGTACCGAGAGTACCTGGACTTCGTGCTGGAGGTGGGGCTCTCCTGTGGCTTCCACGTACAGGAGGACTGCCTCAGGATTCCGTCTACCAAGCGG